A region from the Aeromicrobium choanae genome encodes:
- a CDS encoding glycosyltransferase family 4 protein — MSGLRICLIGSSRFPIREPFAGGLEAHTHALARQLTDRGHHVSLFAAPGSDPDLRTRELPVDSLRHDVVNRPDLDVTPGAWMDEHHAYLGLMLELARNPHHFDVVHNNSLHHLPVAMSSMLAVPMVTTLHTPPVPWLESAMKYAAADSTFVAVSRFTARAWAHAVGTVTIANGVDIERWRPGAGGGAAIWFGRLVPEKGAHLAIDAARAAGMPLDLAGPALDAEYFGAEIAPRLGGEIRYLGHLTHEQLRAAVGSARVAVVTPRWDEPYGLVAAEAMACGTPVAAFARGALPEFVDESVGALAVPDDVASLAAAIGEAAGRDREAVRRVAVERCSISAMVDRYEDLYRRLAGPMAA; from the coding sequence ATGAGTGGCCTGCGGATCTGCCTCATCGGCTCGAGCCGGTTCCCGATCCGGGAGCCGTTCGCGGGCGGGCTGGAGGCTCATACCCACGCGCTCGCCCGGCAGCTGACCGATCGGGGACACCATGTGTCGCTCTTCGCGGCCCCCGGATCGGACCCGGACCTGCGGACCCGCGAGCTTCCCGTCGACTCGCTCCGCCACGACGTCGTCAACCGACCGGACCTGGACGTCACGCCGGGTGCCTGGATGGACGAGCACCACGCCTACCTCGGGTTGATGCTCGAGCTCGCCCGGAACCCGCACCACTTCGACGTCGTGCACAACAACAGCCTGCACCACCTGCCCGTGGCGATGTCCTCGATGCTGGCCGTCCCGATGGTCACGACCCTGCACACCCCGCCGGTGCCGTGGCTCGAGTCGGCGATGAAGTACGCCGCCGCCGACAGCACGTTCGTCGCGGTGAGCCGCTTCACGGCGCGAGCGTGGGCTCACGCCGTCGGGACCGTCACCATCGCGAACGGGGTCGACATCGAGCGGTGGCGCCCCGGTGCCGGCGGCGGCGCCGCGATCTGGTTCGGCCGCCTGGTGCCCGAGAAGGGCGCGCACCTGGCGATCGACGCGGCCCGTGCGGCCGGGATGCCGCTCGACCTCGCCGGTCCGGCCCTGGACGCCGAGTACTTCGGCGCCGAGATCGCCCCACGGCTGGGCGGTGAGATCCGGTACCTCGGGCACCTGACCCACGAGCAGCTGCGGGCGGCCGTGGGGAGCGCGCGCGTCGCGGTCGTGACGCCGAGGTGGGACGAGCCGTACGGACTCGTCGCCGCCGAGGCGATGGCGTGCGGCACTCCGGTGGCCGCGTTCGCGCGAGGGGCGCTGCCCGAGTTCGTCGACGAGTCCGTCGGGGCCCTGGCGGTGCCGGACGACGTCGCGTCGCTGGCCGCCGCGATCGGCGAGGCGGCCGGACGCGACCGCGAGGCGGTGCGCAGGGTCGCGGTGGAGCGCTGCTCGATCTCGGCGATGGTCGACCGGTACGAGGACCTCTACCGCCGGCTCGCGGGTCCGATGGCCGCATGA
- a CDS encoding glycosyltransferase, which translates to MIGYYVHHQGSGHLHRATALAAALDVPVTGLSSLPRPAAWAGEWIELERDDRWADEPVDTAGGHLHWAPLGEPGLRSRMAAISSWIADAQPRALVSDVSVEVALLARLHGVPLISVVLPGDRGDRAHRLGQAASSALVAFWPEEAEGMVRGVEARLHRIGAVSRFPVREAPVVRRGPVRRVVVLGGRGGEGLTDADLALARAQTPGWDWEVLGGEGPWLADPFPSICDADVVVTHAGQNAIAEVAAARRPAIVVPADRPHDEQRTTARALAAGPWPVVVEPEFPATGWADRLERAAGLDGSVWSRWCDGRAPERFAALVGEIVGAEVAR; encoded by the coding sequence ATGATCGGCTACTACGTCCACCACCAGGGCAGCGGTCACCTGCACCGGGCGACCGCGCTGGCTGCGGCGCTCGACGTCCCGGTGACGGGTCTGTCCTCGCTGCCGCGACCGGCGGCCTGGGCGGGGGAGTGGATCGAGCTCGAGCGCGACGACCGGTGGGCCGACGAGCCGGTCGACACCGCCGGTGGCCACCTGCACTGGGCGCCGCTCGGCGAGCCGGGGCTCCGTTCCCGCATGGCGGCGATCTCGTCGTGGATCGCCGATGCGCAGCCGCGGGCACTCGTCAGCGACGTCTCCGTGGAGGTGGCGCTGCTGGCGCGGCTGCACGGCGTGCCCTTGATCTCGGTGGTCCTCCCGGGCGACCGCGGCGACCGCGCGCACCGCCTCGGGCAGGCCGCGTCCAGTGCCCTCGTCGCCTTCTGGCCGGAGGAGGCCGAGGGCATGGTGCGAGGTGTCGAGGCGCGGCTGCACCGGATCGGCGCCGTGTCCCGGTTCCCGGTCCGCGAGGCGCCGGTGGTGCGACGTGGTCCCGTGCGGCGAGTCGTGGTGCTCGGCGGCCGCGGGGGCGAGGGCCTCACCGACGCGGACCTCGCCCTGGCGCGGGCGCAGACGCCCGGGTGGGACTGGGAGGTCCTGGGCGGGGAGGGCCCGTGGCTCGCCGACCCGTTCCCGTCCATCTGCGACGCCGACGTCGTGGTGACGCACGCGGGGCAGAACGCGATCGCCGAGGTGGCCGCCGCGCGGCGCCCGGCGATCGTGGTCCCGGCCGACCGGCCCCACGACGAGCAGCGCACCACTGCGCGGGCCCTGGCGGCCGGGCCGTGGCCCGTCGTGGTGGAGCCCGAGTTCCCGGCGACCGGCTGGGCCGACCGGCTGGAGCGCGCCGCCGGCCTCGACGGCTCCGTGTGGTCGCGCTGGTGCGACGGTCGCGCGCCCGAGCGCTTCGCGGCGCTCGTCGGCGAGATCGTCGGCGCCGAGGTGGCGCGATGA
- a CDS encoding glycosyltransferase family 2 protein has product MTSVAVITVAHGRHAHLCAQDDSLALSTRRPDERVLVAMDDPEVLAWTSSAPPSPRTVSVPRRPDGLPLAAARNAGAAAAIDAGAEVLVFLDVDCLVSPGLVEDYADAVAAEPGTLWCGPVTYLPPAPAGGYPVGDLGPWDSPHPARPAPAPGERLAGGDPDLFWSLSFAVHRETWRLVGGFHEEYAGYGGEDTDFAQCAAAAGVGLGWTGGARAFHQHHRVQQPPVGHLDDILRNGRLFRRRWGRWPMTGWLEQFEERGLVERVGDDWVRADSPQRHPDRV; this is encoded by the coding sequence ATGACGTCGGTGGCGGTCATCACGGTCGCCCACGGCCGGCACGCCCACCTGTGCGCGCAGGACGACTCGCTCGCGCTGAGCACGCGACGGCCCGACGAGCGGGTGCTCGTCGCGATGGACGACCCCGAGGTCCTGGCGTGGACGTCCTCCGCACCTCCGTCGCCACGCACCGTCTCCGTCCCGCGGCGCCCGGACGGGCTGCCGCTCGCCGCGGCGCGCAACGCCGGTGCCGCCGCGGCGATCGACGCAGGCGCGGAGGTGCTCGTGTTCCTCGACGTCGACTGCCTCGTGTCGCCGGGGCTCGTGGAGGACTACGCGGACGCGGTGGCGGCCGAGCCGGGAACGCTGTGGTGCGGCCCGGTCACGTACCTGCCTCCGGCCCCTGCGGGTGGGTATCCCGTCGGCGACCTCGGGCCGTGGGACAGCCCGCACCCGGCGCGACCCGCCCCGGCGCCGGGCGAGCGCCTCGCCGGGGGAGACCCCGACCTGTTCTGGTCGCTGTCCTTCGCGGTGCACCGCGAGACCTGGCGGCTGGTCGGCGGCTTCCACGAGGAGTACGCCGGGTACGGGGGCGAGGACACCGACTTCGCCCAGTGCGCCGCCGCGGCCGGCGTCGGTCTCGGGTGGACCGGGGGAGCGCGCGCCTTCCACCAGCACCATCGCGTGCAGCAGCCTCCGGTGGGCCACCTCGACGACATCCTGCGCAACGGCAGGCTCTTCCGGCGCCGGTGGGGACGCTGGCCGATGACCGGCTGGCTCGAGCAGTTCGAGGAGCGGGGCCTGGTCGAGCGCGTCGGCGACGACTGGGTGCGGGCGGACTCGCCGCAGCGGCATCCCGACCGGGTGTGA
- a CDS encoding NAD-dependent epimerase/dehydratase family protein, translating into MRIVITGASGNLGSAALRELSAGGDHELTAVARRLPDVGDAGAASVRWHAADVSHDDLTTVFTGADAVVHLAWKFQPTHRQDVTWATNAVGTRRVLDAVAAVGVPQVICASSVAAYSPVEHDTPVDETWSTDGASEATYCREKAYVERTLDGFEGRHPDVSVVRLRPAFVFQRSAASEQRRIFGGALARPALLDRKRIPILPLPAGLRLQAIHAGDVGRAIRAAAERSVSGAFNLAGEGVLRRAELGDLFGARTVEVPARVAQAALGAAWRLHALPVPGSLLGALMHVPLMSTDRARTELGWTPEHSGFDAVDALLSGLPERAGSTMPPLHP; encoded by the coding sequence ATGAGGATCGTCATCACCGGTGCCAGCGGCAACCTCGGCTCCGCGGCCCTGCGCGAACTGTCCGCCGGAGGCGACCACGAGCTCACGGCCGTGGCCCGACGCCTCCCCGACGTGGGCGATGCCGGTGCGGCGTCCGTGCGCTGGCACGCCGCGGACGTGTCGCACGACGACCTCACGACGGTCTTCACCGGCGCCGACGCCGTGGTCCACCTCGCGTGGAAGTTCCAGCCCACCCATCGCCAGGACGTCACGTGGGCGACGAACGCGGTGGGCACCCGCCGGGTTCTCGACGCAGTGGCCGCTGTCGGCGTGCCCCAGGTGATCTGCGCGTCGTCGGTGGCGGCGTACTCGCCGGTCGAGCACGACACCCCCGTGGACGAGACGTGGTCGACCGACGGAGCCTCCGAGGCGACCTACTGCCGCGAGAAGGCCTACGTCGAGCGCACCCTCGACGGCTTCGAGGGCCGCCATCCCGACGTGAGCGTCGTCCGGCTTCGGCCCGCGTTCGTCTTCCAGCGCTCGGCCGCCAGCGAGCAGCGCCGCATCTTCGGCGGGGCGCTCGCCCGTCCCGCGCTGCTGGACCGCAAGCGCATCCCGATCCTTCCGCTCCCCGCCGGGCTGCGGCTCCAGGCGATCCACGCCGGCGACGTCGGCCGCGCGATCCGGGCGGCGGCGGAGCGATCGGTCAGCGGCGCGTTCAACCTCGCCGGCGAGGGCGTGCTCCGCCGGGCGGAGCTGGGCGACCTCTTCGGGGCGCGCACCGTCGAGGTGCCGGCGCGGGTCGCGCAGGCGGCGCTCGGGGCGGCGTGGCGGCTCCATGCCCTCCCCGTGCCCGGCAGCCTGCTGGGCGCCCTGATGCACGTGCCGCTGATGTCCACGGACCGGGCCCGGACCGAGCTCGGCTGGACGCCCGAGCACTCGGGCTTCGACGCCGTCGACGCGCTCCTCTCGGGCCTCCCCGAGCGCGCCGGCAGCACGATGCCGCCGCTGCATCCGTGA
- a CDS encoding DUF6351 family protein translates to MRHHQRRPLRLVLLVGTAGLALVAGATVAAEAGSPRHGSSLRIEVLSSAPHQVSAGDALVEVTVPRQVRPADVVIRAGATNVTDAFAVTTDRTLVGLVGDLRTGRTTLRAEVRRGARSGARAASLTVTNHPASGPMFSGPQQQPFVCTTARGRFDGRKILGQPIVDNQDRQGIAVAREDANGDYPQDGRGYPTAAAETVGWSANCAAERRIGYVYRSTTDDRFHWLDDPANPPSDIATTTTKAGRTVPYVVRWERGTVNRFVYSIAALAPVGEADPERPDASLWNRRLVFSFQGGVAIGHTQGTTSDSAMLPADLLGQGYGVMWSSGTRTSTHYNLQLGGETALMLKERAIETYGVPDYTVAVGGSGGAIQQYVYAQNHPGIIDAAIPQYSYPDMVTQVIHVGDCELLEYYFDATDRTNAKWRDPEVRQAIIGLNGTKEPKNLSAGEIAQWNQLYGAMQALGYQVMDRAPGSAAPPLMECKPGWFGLTPLALNPTFTDVDDLDQLAQGTEGVQWTHFADLVNIYGTGPDGYARVPWDNVGVQYGLEAMKDGVITPAEFLDLNAKVGSWKESRDMVPEGAPFDGPTTPQNFDPWSSRNMNLSPDGTTPAPRREGDLKAIRAAYSSGMQFQGDIDIPIIDLRPYLEDELDMHNTQQSFASRQRMLNVDGDASNQVVWFADARPAQDYDPTLRAFEVVDEWMANIAKNPRRGVSGNKPARAVDTCFTTSGDVIAAGPRVWSGIIDSRAAGECTQRFPIYSSSRRVAGGPYEGGIWKCALQPVSKAARSGLYGSWRPSRAELARLEQVFPDGVCDYRKPDVGKPRHHGGWGKGRG, encoded by the coding sequence ATGCGTCACCACCAGCGTCGTCCCCTTCGTCTCGTCCTCCTCGTCGGCACCGCCGGGCTGGCGCTCGTCGCCGGCGCCACGGTGGCCGCCGAGGCCGGATCTCCGCGCCACGGCAGCTCCCTGCGGATCGAGGTGCTCTCCAGCGCTCCGCACCAGGTGTCCGCGGGCGACGCGCTGGTCGAGGTCACCGTGCCGCGGCAGGTCAGGCCCGCCGACGTCGTGATCCGCGCCGGCGCGACGAACGTCACCGATGCCTTCGCCGTCACCACCGATCGCACGCTGGTCGGCCTCGTCGGCGACCTGCGCACCGGCAGGACCACGCTGCGCGCCGAGGTGCGCCGAGGCGCCCGGTCGGGCGCTCGAGCGGCTTCGCTCACGGTCACCAACCATCCCGCCTCCGGCCCGATGTTCTCGGGCCCGCAGCAGCAGCCGTTCGTGTGCACCACGGCGCGGGGTCGCTTCGACGGACGCAAGATCCTCGGCCAGCCGATCGTGGACAACCAGGACCGCCAGGGCATCGCGGTGGCCCGCGAGGACGCGAACGGCGACTACCCGCAGGACGGGCGTGGCTACCCGACCGCCGCGGCCGAGACGGTGGGCTGGAGCGCGAACTGCGCGGCCGAGCGTCGCATCGGCTACGTCTACCGGTCCACCACCGACGATCGCTTCCACTGGCTCGACGATCCCGCGAACCCGCCGTCGGACATCGCCACCACCACCACGAAGGCGGGCCGGACGGTGCCGTACGTCGTGCGCTGGGAGCGCGGCACCGTGAACCGCTTCGTCTACAGCATCGCGGCGCTGGCCCCCGTGGGCGAGGCGGACCCCGAGCGCCCCGACGCCTCGCTGTGGAACCGCCGCCTCGTGTTCAGCTTCCAGGGCGGTGTGGCGATCGGCCACACGCAGGGCACCACGAGCGACAGCGCGATGCTGCCCGCGGACCTGCTCGGCCAGGGCTACGGCGTGATGTGGTCCAGCGGCACCCGCACCAGCACGCACTACAACCTGCAGCTCGGCGGCGAGACCGCGCTGATGCTGAAGGAGCGCGCGATCGAGACCTACGGCGTGCCCGACTACACCGTGGCCGTCGGTGGCTCGGGCGGCGCGATCCAGCAGTACGTCTACGCACAGAACCACCCGGGGATCATCGACGCGGCGATCCCGCAGTACTCCTACCCCGACATGGTCACGCAGGTCATCCACGTGGGCGACTGCGAGCTGCTGGAGTACTACTTCGACGCCACCGACCGCACCAACGCGAAGTGGAGGGATCCCGAGGTCCGGCAGGCGATCATCGGCCTGAACGGCACCAAGGAGCCGAAGAACCTCTCGGCAGGCGAGATCGCGCAGTGGAACCAGCTGTACGGCGCGATGCAGGCGCTGGGCTACCAGGTCATGGACCGGGCGCCCGGCTCGGCGGCGCCGCCGCTGATGGAGTGCAAGCCCGGCTGGTTCGGCCTCACGCCGCTGGCCCTGAACCCCACGTTCACCGACGTGGACGACCTCGACCAGCTCGCCCAGGGCACCGAGGGCGTGCAGTGGACCCACTTCGCCGACCTCGTGAACATCTACGGCACCGGGCCCGACGGCTACGCGCGGGTGCCCTGGGACAACGTGGGCGTCCAGTACGGCCTGGAGGCGATGAAGGACGGCGTCATCACCCCGGCGGAGTTCCTCGACCTGAACGCCAAGGTCGGCAGCTGGAAGGAGTCGCGCGACATGGTGCCCGAGGGTGCCCCGTTCGACGGCCCCACGACGCCGCAGAACTTCGACCCGTGGAGCTCGCGGAACATGAACCTCAGCCCCGACGGCACGACTCCCGCGCCCCGGCGCGAGGGCGACCTGAAGGCGATCCGCGCCGCCTACTCGTCGGGCATGCAGTTCCAGGGCGACATCGACATCCCGATCATCGACCTGCGCCCGTACCTGGAGGACGAGCTGGACATGCACAACACCCAGCAGTCCTTCGCTTCCCGCCAGCGCATGCTCAACGTCGACGGAGACGCCTCGAACCAGGTCGTCTGGTTCGCCGACGCCCGGCCGGCCCAGGACTACGACCCGACGTTGCGCGCGTTCGAGGTGGTCGACGAGTGGATGGCGAACATCGCGAAGAACCCGCGCCGCGGCGTCTCGGGCAACAAGCCGGCCCGTGCGGTGGACACGTGCTTCACGACCTCCGGCGACGTGATCGCCGCGGGGCCGAGGGTCTGGAGCGGGATCATCGACTCCAGGGCCGCGGGGGAGTGCACCCAGCGATTCCCGATCTACTCGAGCTCGCGCCGGGTCGCCGGCGGCCCGTACGAGGGCGGGATCTGGAAGTGCGCCCTGCAGCCGGTCTCGAAGGCGGCGAGGTCCGGGCTCTACGGGTCGTGGCGTCCCAGCCGCGCGGAGTTGGCCCGCCTCGAGCAGGTGTTCCCCGACGGCGTGTGCGACTACCGCAAGCCCGATGTCGGCAAGCCGAGGCATCACGGGGGCTGGGGCAAGGGGCGAGGCTGA
- a CDS encoding DUF5302 domain-containing protein has product MTDPEEMKAKFREALDKKKHRHHATAEGAEHDGSEKSHGATKPIEQPEFRRKAT; this is encoded by the coding sequence GTGACCGATCCGGAAGAGATGAAGGCCAAGTTCCGCGAGGCGCTCGACAAGAAGAAGCACCGTCATCACGCCACCGCCGAAGGTGCTGAGCACGACGGCAGCGAGAAGTCGCACGGCGCCACGAAGCCGATCGAGCAGCCGGAGTTCCGCCGCAAGGCGACCTGA
- the gdhA gene encoding NADP-specific glutamate dehydrogenase — protein MHESLGTIYDEVLHRNPGETEFHQAVREVLDSLGPVVTKLPAYTDAAVIRRLCEPERQIIFRVPWVDDQNNVQINRGFRVEFNSALGPFKGGLRFHPSVYLGIVKFLGFEQIFKNSLTGMPIGGGKGGSDFDPKGRSEGEIMRFCQAFMTELYRHIGEYTDVPAGDIGVGGREIGYLFGQYKRITNRYESGVLTGKGITWGGSLVRTEATGYGTVFFAQEILRSRGESFDGKRVVVSGSGNVATYAIEKLQQLGAIVVACSDSSGFVVDEQGIDLELLKEVKEVQRGRICDYADQRESAKLGEGSIWSVPCDIALPCATQNELDDKDAAVLAQNGCAIVAEGANMPCTPDAVRLFSEAGITFAPGKAANAGGVATSALEMQQNASRDRWSFEYTEERLAETMRGIHDRCLETADEYDAPGNYAAGANIAGFTQVADAMLALGVI, from the coding sequence CTGCACGAGAGCCTCGGAACGATCTACGACGAAGTGCTCCACCGGAACCCCGGGGAGACCGAGTTCCACCAAGCCGTGCGCGAGGTGCTGGACAGTCTCGGACCCGTCGTCACGAAGCTCCCGGCCTACACCGACGCGGCGGTCATCCGGCGCCTGTGTGAGCCGGAGCGCCAGATCATCTTCCGCGTCCCGTGGGTCGACGACCAGAACAACGTGCAGATCAACCGCGGCTTCCGGGTGGAGTTCAACTCGGCCCTCGGCCCGTTCAAGGGCGGCCTGCGCTTCCACCCCAGCGTCTACCTGGGCATCGTGAAGTTCCTCGGCTTCGAGCAGATCTTCAAGAACTCCCTCACCGGCATGCCGATCGGCGGCGGCAAGGGCGGCTCGGACTTCGATCCCAAGGGTCGCTCCGAGGGCGAGATCATGCGCTTCTGCCAGGCCTTCATGACCGAGCTGTACCGCCACATCGGCGAGTACACCGACGTCCCTGCCGGTGACATCGGCGTGGGCGGCCGCGAGATCGGCTACCTCTTCGGCCAGTACAAGCGGATCACCAACCGCTACGAGTCCGGCGTCCTGACGGGCAAGGGCATCACGTGGGGCGGCTCGCTCGTGCGCACCGAGGCCACCGGCTACGGCACCGTGTTCTTCGCCCAGGAGATCCTGCGCTCGCGCGGCGAGTCGTTCGACGGCAAGCGCGTCGTCGTCTCCGGCTCGGGCAACGTGGCGACGTACGCGATCGAGAAGCTGCAGCAGCTCGGCGCGATCGTCGTGGCCTGCTCGGACTCCAGCGGCTTCGTCGTGGACGAGCAGGGCATCGACCTCGAGCTGCTCAAGGAGGTCAAGGAGGTCCAGCGCGGCCGCATCTGCGACTACGCCGATCAGCGCGAGTCCGCGAAGCTCGGCGAGGGCTCGATCTGGAGCGTGCCGTGCGACATCGCGCTGCCGTGCGCCACGCAGAACGAGCTGGACGACAAGGACGCCGCCGTGCTCGCGCAGAACGGCTGCGCGATCGTGGCCGAGGGCGCCAACATGCCGTGCACGCCCGACGCCGTGCGCCTGTTCTCCGAGGCCGGCATCACCTTCGCCCCGGGCAAGGCCGCGAACGCCGGCGGCGTCGCGACCAGTGCCCTGGAGATGCAGCAGAACGCCTCGCGCGACCGCTGGTCGTTCGAGTACACCGAGGAGCGCCTCGCCGAGACGATGCGCGGCATCCACGACCGCTGCCTCGAGACCGCCGACGAGTACGACGCCCCCGGCAACTACGCCGCGGGCGCCAACATCGCCGGCTTCACGCAGGTGGCCGACGCGATGCTGGCCCTCGGCGTCATCTGA